In Desulfobulbus oralis, one DNA window encodes the following:
- the rpsG gene encoding 30S ribosomal protein S7: MPRKKVLDRRSVAPDPRFNSVLVSKFTNSLMCEGKKTVARRLFYDAMDIIKSKVADQEPLAVFEEAMENVRPKVEVKSRRVGGATYQVPIEVRPERRNALAIRWIINYSKGRSGESMSDKLAAELLDAYNNRGQAVKKKDDTHKMAEANKAFAHYRW, encoded by the coding sequence ATGCCAAGAAAGAAGGTACTGGACAGGCGCTCCGTTGCTCCGGACCCACGTTTTAATTCGGTGCTTGTTTCCAAGTTTACCAACAGTCTGATGTGCGAGGGCAAGAAGACGGTGGCGCGCCGGCTGTTCTACGACGCCATGGACATCATCAAGAGCAAGGTGGCCGACCAGGAGCCGCTTGCGGTCTTTGAGGAGGCCATGGAAAACGTGCGGCCCAAGGTCGAGGTGAAGAGCCGTCGTGTGGGTGGCGCTACCTATCAGGTGCCGATTGAAGTGCGGCCCGAACGGCGTAATGCCTTGGCCATACGCTGGATTATCAACTACTCCAAGGGGCGCTCCGGTGAGTCCATGTCCGACAAGCTGGCGGCAGAGCTTTTGGACGCCTATAACAATCGTGGGCAGGCCGTCAAAAAGAAGGACGATACCCACAAAATGGCCGAAGCCAACAAGGCCTTCGCCCATTACCGATGGTAG
- the fusA gene encoding elongation factor G encodes MESLGKIRNIGIMAHIDAGKTTSTERILFYTGRSHKLGEVHDGTAVMDWMEQEQERGITITSAATTCFWADHQINIIDTPGHVDFTVEVERCLRVLDGAVAVFCAVGGVEPQSETVWRQADKYHVPRIAFVNKMDRVGASFTGCIAEMERRLGASPVAITLPAGSEDVFFGVIDLPAQRLLRFTEESLGQTVLEEPIPDAYRDASSAARMQLLEKLADFDEKLMEKYLSDQEISPDEIHAALRKATLALKLVPVLCGSAFKNKGIQPLLDAVVRYLPSPLDIPPVEGMGPQGQRVLRRADPKEKLSALVFKLQSDAFVGSLAFVRVYSGVLGLGQKFFNPRQKKTEKLSKLLKLHANKREEVRQLGAGEIGAVVGLKFTRTGDTLCEADDSIVLENIAFPEPVIGIAIEAKTKADEERLKKSLAEIAREDPGFRVSVSEDTGQTIISGMGELHLEVVVDRLAREFKVEANVGEPQVSYRESITRPAQAEERFETPLGGKEQYGHVKIELVPGEKGQGNSFEILVDEGEIPALYLEAIRKAVLDSLESGPLVGYPLIDVKALLVGGSYDEEKSTEMAFGIAATVACSRAAAEAAAVLLEPIMRLEIITPDEYLGDVINDLNRKGAQILSLDAGKGVQVVDAKVPLAEMFGYSTELRSSTQGRATFSMQFSEFAEVPARRAEAIIQKIRGVV; translated from the coding sequence ATGGAATCGCTCGGGAAAATTCGCAACATCGGCATCATGGCCCATATCGATGCCGGAAAAACGACAAGCACTGAGCGTATTCTCTTTTATACCGGGCGTTCACACAAGTTGGGAGAAGTTCATGACGGAACGGCGGTCATGGACTGGATGGAACAGGAGCAGGAGAGGGGGATTACCATTACCTCTGCTGCAACGACATGCTTTTGGGCGGATCATCAGATCAATATTATAGACACGCCCGGGCATGTAGACTTCACTGTCGAAGTCGAGCGGTGTCTGCGGGTTCTGGATGGTGCTGTCGCCGTGTTCTGTGCTGTCGGTGGCGTCGAGCCGCAGTCCGAGACGGTATGGCGCCAGGCGGACAAGTATCATGTGCCCCGCATCGCCTTTGTAAACAAGATGGACCGGGTGGGTGCATCCTTTACAGGATGTATCGCCGAAATGGAGCGCCGGCTGGGGGCGTCGCCGGTTGCGATTACGCTGCCCGCTGGCAGCGAGGACGTCTTTTTTGGGGTAATTGATCTGCCTGCACAGCGCCTTCTGCGCTTCACGGAAGAGTCCTTGGGGCAGACAGTGCTGGAAGAACCTATCCCCGATGCCTATCGGGATGCATCATCGGCCGCCAGAATGCAGCTTCTCGAAAAGTTGGCCGACTTTGATGAGAAGCTCATGGAGAAATATCTCAGCGATCAGGAAATCAGTCCTGATGAGATTCATGCAGCCTTGAGAAAGGCTACTCTGGCGTTGAAACTTGTCCCTGTGCTGTGCGGATCCGCCTTCAAGAACAAGGGGATTCAGCCCCTGCTTGATGCGGTCGTTCGTTATTTGCCTTCCCCCCTGGATATTCCACCAGTGGAGGGGATGGGGCCTCAGGGGCAAAGAGTGCTGCGCAGGGCTGATCCGAAAGAAAAACTGAGTGCCCTGGTGTTTAAGCTGCAAAGTGATGCCTTTGTCGGCAGTCTGGCCTTTGTTCGCGTTTACTCCGGCGTGCTGGGACTTGGACAGAAGTTCTTCAATCCGCGCCAGAAAAAGACGGAGAAGCTGTCCAAGCTGTTGAAGCTGCATGCCAACAAACGCGAGGAGGTGCGGCAGCTCGGGGCTGGTGAGATCGGGGCCGTGGTTGGGCTGAAATTTACTCGGACAGGGGACACGCTCTGTGAGGCGGACGACAGTATTGTCCTGGAAAATATCGCCTTTCCCGAGCCCGTGATTGGTATCGCCATAGAAGCCAAAACCAAGGCGGATGAAGAACGTCTGAAAAAAAGTCTGGCCGAAATTGCCAGGGAAGATCCCGGTTTTCGTGTTTCGGTCAGTGAGGATACCGGTCAGACGATCATTTCAGGGATGGGTGAGCTGCATCTTGAAGTTGTTGTGGACCGGCTGGCCCGCGAGTTCAAGGTCGAGGCGAATGTGGGCGAGCCGCAGGTTTCCTACCGGGAATCCATAACGCGCCCGGCACAGGCTGAAGAGCGGTTCGAGACTCCGCTCGGGGGCAAAGAGCAGTACGGGCACGTAAAAATCGAGCTGGTTCCAGGCGAGAAAGGTCAGGGTAACAGCTTTGAGATTTTGGTTGACGAGGGGGAAATTCCCGCACTCTACCTTGAGGCTATACGGAAAGCTGTTCTGGACAGCCTGGAGTCCGGCCCCCTGGTTGGTTATCCCCTGATTGATGTGAAGGCCCTGTTGGTGGGCGGTTCCTACGACGAGGAAAAGTCCACGGAGATGGCTTTTGGCATTGCTGCCACGGTGGCGTGCAGCCGGGCTGCTGCCGAGGCTGCTGCGGTGTTGCTGGAGCCGATAATGCGGCTTGAGATTATAACTCCGGATGAATATCTGGGGGATGTGATCAATGATCTGAATCGGAAGGGAGCTCAGATCCTCAGTCTTGACGCCGGCAAAGGCGTACAGGTCGTTGATGCCAAGGTCCCTCTGGCCGAGATGTTCGGCTACTCGACGGAACTCAGGTCCAGTACCCAGGGCCGGGCGACCTTCAGCATGCAATTCAGCGAGTTCGCCGAAGTCCCCGCAAGGCGAGCAGAAGCGATAATTCAAAAGATCCGGGGCGTGGTCTGA
- the rpsL gene encoding 30S ribosomal protein S12 produces the protein MPTINQLVRNRRKQLSRRSGSPALQNCPQKRGVCVRVYTTTPKKPNSALRKVARVRLTNGIEVTSYIPGIGHNLQEHSVVLIRGGRVKDLPGVRYHIVRGTLDSLGVSNRHQGRSKYGAKRPK, from the coding sequence ATGCCAACCATCAATCAGCTTGTCCGTAACCGGAGAAAGCAGCTCAGCCGACGTTCCGGCTCTCCGGCACTGCAAAACTGCCCGCAGAAGCGCGGGGTCTGTGTGCGCGTCTATACCACGACGCCCAAGAAGCCGAACTCCGCCTTGCGTAAGGTTGCCCGCGTGCGCCTGACCAACGGCATTGAGGTTACCTCCTATATTCCTGGCATCGGACACAACCTGCAGGAGCACTCGGTCGTGCTGATCCGCGGGGGGCGCGTCAAAGACCTGCCCGGTGTCCGCTATCACATCGTTCGGGGTACGCTGGACAGCTTGGGCGTCAGCAATCGCCATCAGGGTCGCTCCAAGTACGGCGCAAAGCGGCCAAAATAA